The Deltaproteobacteria bacterium genome window below encodes:
- a CDS encoding TetR family transcriptional regulator has translation MPLDNLPARRQIVNVNARATLGTRAEKTHAAILEAAEDIFALKGFAATRLEDIAEKVGIKRASLVYYYPDKQALYAEVLKEVFGDLYEKVSAAFGEEGPLAARIEAISLAWVDYLAARPSLPRLLLREIADASPRPSDAILKSVMPFFQMIQKGYMEGVRQVKRPADPAAALAFCSVVSGATIFQLAAIPALSPAGIQMPTGPQIERLRSGISELVRVLLAHGGLSVEQSG, from the coding sequence TTGCCGCTTGACAACCTACCTGCGCGCAGGCAGATTGTCAACGTGAATGCACGGGCGACACTGGGGACACGGGCCGAAAAAACTCACGCGGCCATTCTGGAAGCGGCTGAGGATATCTTCGCACTCAAGGGTTTTGCGGCGACGCGCCTTGAGGACATTGCCGAGAAAGTCGGCATCAAGCGGGCCTCCCTCGTTTATTACTATCCCGACAAGCAGGCCCTCTATGCCGAAGTACTGAAAGAAGTGTTTGGAGACCTGTACGAAAAAGTCTCGGCCGCATTCGGGGAAGAAGGCCCGCTGGCAGCCCGGATCGAGGCGATCTCTCTTGCCTGGGTGGACTACCTGGCTGCCCGGCCCTCGCTGCCCCGTCTCCTGCTCAGGGAGATCGCCGATGCCAGCCCCCGCCCCAGCGATGCGATTCTGAAAAGCGTGATGCCGTTCTTCCAGATGATCCAGAAGGGATACATGGAGGGAGTTCGCCAGGTGAAAAGGCCGGCAGATCCGGCAGCGGCCCTCGCGTTCTGCAGCGTGGTTTCGGGCGCGACAATCTTCCAGCTGGCCGCCATTCCGGCCCTCTCGCCGGCAGGTATCCAGATGCCCACCGGTCCGCAGATCGAACGGCTCCGCAGCGGAATATCGGAACTGGTCCGTGTCCTGCTTGCTCATGGCGGCCTGTCCGTCGAGCAGTCCGGCTGA
- a CDS encoding SDR family NAD(P)-dependent oxidoreductase: MKSFKNRIAVVTGAGSGIGRATAIALAKEGCDVAVSDINEASAAETAKFIEALSRKASVHRIDVSSRQEMEAFPTEVLKTHGKVNIIVNNAGIGIAGSFLDQSIEDWEKIVGINFWGVVYGCKFFLPHLLKAEEGHIVNISSLAGLVPGPGMSSYGATKFAVRGLSEALYSELKKTRVGVTSVHPGMINTNIPKATKFINPKDPGAQSRGAKAFERFGHPPEAVAKAIVKAIRSNRPRTIVGVEAKVFDAIQRAAPEQLIRFSSRLSGQITGQ; this comes from the coding sequence ATGAAAAGTTTCAAGAACCGGATTGCCGTCGTCACCGGTGCAGGCTCAGGCATCGGCCGGGCGACGGCCATCGCGCTGGCGAAGGAAGGCTGCGACGTGGCTGTCTCGGATATCAATGAGGCCTCCGCCGCCGAAACGGCCAAATTCATCGAAGCTCTCAGCCGGAAAGCGAGTGTGCACCGGATTGACGTCTCCAGCCGGCAGGAGATGGAAGCCTTTCCCACCGAGGTGCTGAAGACACATGGCAAGGTGAATATCATCGTCAACAACGCCGGGATCGGTATTGCCGGTTCGTTCCTGGACCAGTCAATCGAGGACTGGGAAAAGATCGTCGGGATCAACTTCTGGGGGGTCGTCTACGGCTGCAAGTTCTTCCTGCCGCACCTGCTCAAGGCAGAGGAAGGACATATCGTGAACATTTCCAGTCTTGCCGGTCTGGTGCCGGGACCGGGAATGTCATCCTATGGCGCGACCAAGTTCGCCGTGCGCGGGCTGTCGGAGGCGCTCTACAGCGAACTCAAGAAGACCCGTGTCGGAGTCACCAGCGTTCATCCCGGGATGATCAACACGAACATTCCCAAGGCGACGAAGTTCATCAACCCCAAGGATCCTGGTGCCCAGAGCCGCGGGGCGAAAGCCTTTGAGCGGTTCGGCCATCCGCCGGAGGCCGTCGCCAAGGCCATCGTAAAGGCAATCCGCAGCAACCGGCCGCGGACCATCGTCGGAGTCGAGGCCAAGGTATTCGACGCCATCCAGCGGGCCGCGCCGGAACAGTTGATCCGGTTTTCGAGCCGTCTGTCGGGACAGATCACGGGCCAGTAA
- a CDS encoding alpha/beta hydrolase, producing MVPATQPFHYEYVQANGLRFRVATAGSGEKLALLLHGFPEFSHSWRFQIPLLARLGYRVWAPDLRGYGGSDAPDGVKNYRISEILKDIAGLIDAAGAESVTLVGHDWGAYIAWNFAIRKVRPLDRLVIMNVPHPGVMERAMGKLNDGSFNWAQLRRSWYMFLFQIPRLPEALSTWGHARWLASAFRKQIPDSRLLTDEDIQAYRDNACLPGRMTKMMNYYRAMLQGDAPKLRKHGYPVIETPTLMLWGDGDIALGKELTYGTDRFVRNLSIRYLPGISHLVQQHAPGTVNAMLKAWLAGSEIPEAHELGLQRAS from the coding sequence ATGGTCCCCGCCACCCAGCCGTTCCACTATGAATACGTACAGGCGAACGGACTCAGGTTTCGTGTCGCCACGGCCGGAAGCGGAGAGAAACTCGCGCTTCTGCTGCACGGGTTTCCGGAGTTTTCCCACTCATGGAGGTTCCAGATCCCGCTGCTCGCCAGACTCGGCTACCGGGTCTGGGCCCCCGATCTCCGCGGCTATGGCGGAAGCGATGCGCCCGATGGGGTCAAGAACTACCGGATCTCGGAAATACTGAAAGACATCGCCGGGCTCATTGATGCTGCCGGAGCGGAAAGTGTCACGCTCGTGGGGCACGACTGGGGGGCCTACATTGCCTGGAACTTTGCCATCCGGAAGGTCCGTCCGCTGGACCGGCTCGTCATCATGAACGTCCCCCATCCGGGCGTCATGGAACGGGCCATGGGAAAGCTCAACGATGGTTCGTTCAACTGGGCCCAGCTAAGGCGGTCCTGGTACATGTTTCTTTTCCAGATTCCCCGGCTGCCCGAGGCACTGAGCACCTGGGGTCATGCCAGGTGGCTCGCCTCGGCATTCCGCAAGCAGATCCCTGATTCCCGGCTGCTCACTGACGAGGATATCCAGGCCTACCGTGACAACGCCTGCCTGCCCGGACGGATGACGAAGATGATGAACTACTACCGGGCCATGCTGCAGGGAGATGCGCCCAAGCTGCGGAAGCATGGCTACCCGGTGATCGAAACGCCCACGCTGATGCTCTGGGGGGATGGGGATATCGCCCTTGGCAAGGAACTGACCTACGGCACGGACCGATTCGTCCGGAACCTCTCGATCCGCTATCTTCCCGGCATATCCCACCTCGTCCAGCAGCACGCGCCGGGGACCGTGAACGCCATGCTGAAGGCATGGCTCGCCGGGAGCGAGATCCCCGAAGCGCATGAACTTGGGCTGCAGCGGGCCTCCTGA